The Clostridia bacterium genome has a window encoding:
- a CDS encoding NfeD family protein, with the protein MLYVYIGCLTFGAIYSILSLVLGSHGYDHGNIDHGNINHGDMPSPFNPLVIASAITTFGAAGLIAKIGFQMGNLVSSLLALGLAGVVGAILFFCVVRFMYGSQSDSTFSKNDLSGVEAEVLTPVPQKGLGEVVCFINGERYSLPARNPYGEEINRGEKVIVIRVDENVAMVTRKMAIDDLDLQYNKNTGIKDSERNSESS; encoded by the coding sequence TTGCTTTATGTATATATTGGCTGCCTCACTTTTGGAGCGATTTACTCCATTTTATCCCTGGTGTTGGGAAGTCATGGATATGACCATGGGAATATAGATCATGGGAATATAAACCATGGAGATATGCCGTCGCCCTTTAATCCGTTGGTAATTGCGAGTGCCATTACTACATTTGGGGCAGCCGGGCTTATTGCTAAAATCGGTTTTCAGATGGGGAATCTGGTCAGCTCTCTGCTGGCATTGGGTTTGGCAGGAGTAGTAGGTGCAATATTGTTTTTCTGCGTAGTAAGGTTTATGTATGGTTCTCAGTCTGATTCTACATTTTCAAAAAACGATCTGTCAGGGGTTGAGGCAGAAGTGCTTACTCCTGTTCCGCAAAAGGGGCTTGGGGAGGTTGTATGCTTTATTAATGGAGAAAGATACAGTTTGCCTGCAAGAAATCCATATGGAGAAGAGATAAACAGAGGAGAGAAGGTAATAGTAATCAGGGTAGATGAAAACGTGGCAATGGTAACACGTAAAATGGCAATAGATGATCTGGATTTGCAGTACAATAAGAATACAGGCATTAAAGATAGTGAGCGTAATAGTGAAAGTAGTTAA